The following coding sequences lie in one Gadus macrocephalus chromosome 1, ASM3116895v1 genomic window:
- the ncoa6 gene encoding nuclear receptor coactivator 6 isoform X8, translated as MAHPHIPPQLPPGAKMLEGDNDSNGDSGVEEDVVEDTGGCQGSGTQEDCVEQECNEESNGDEGHFTIFVAFKGNLEDEDFAEKLNRVVIGIPSIIDLGSETLQPKRVEKWNSVRVTFNIPRDAAERLRLLAQNNQQQLRDLGILSVQIEGEGPINVAMGQNRGQEVRVNGPIGMPGQMRMDMGFPGQPGPAMRMPNPSMVPPGPSMAGQVMVPGGSGQMPPRGRGSTTQIDGMDPMMSVQQQQQQQQQLQHQQAGPHGSGQMPPQAAHHMQALQVGRQLNPAALQQLQQHQQQQQQQQQQQQQQQQQQQQQQQQQQQQQQQQQQQQQQQQAQLSQLGPRPPFNPSGPMAVPPNWNQLPSGVLQPPAAQGGPAWRKPPPQGQIGQRPPSLAAVQTPNHPPPPYPYGSQQTGQVFNAIGQGQLQQQQGGMGQFAAPQPKGPQTGPGGVVGPPRPPPPLPPAPGQQGNLAAKSPGSSSSPFQQGSPGTPPMMAQRPTTPQGFPQGVGSPGRAALGPQGNMQQGFMGMPQHGQPGAQVHPGAMPGMQKRPMGFSNMTGNQNFVQGQVSGTTPGTPGGGAGQQLQSGQAMPHQGPQPSSVAPNTMQGPPHAQANVMGVPGGQPPGAAAGASMGQTQPGLQTQMMGLQHQAQPVSSSPSQMVQGQGGGQTVLSRPLSQGQRGGMTPPKQLMPQQGQGVMHGQGQMVGGQGHQAMLLQQQQQQQQQQAQQQQQQAQQQQQQVQQQQQQQQQQQQQQQQQQQQQQQQQNTMMEQMVPNQMQANKQAFVGKVPAGVMPGQMMRGPSPNVPGNMVPFQAQVGQQQQQQQQQQQQQQQQHLTPQQQQQQQMAQLQQQQLQQQQQHQLQQQQMQQQQQQLQQQQQQQQQQQQQQQQQLQQQQQMNQQQQVPMAGNPNQVMGMHGQQMRLPAGHPLVQQQLQQQQQLQQQKQQQAMLQQQQQQQQQQQQQQQQQQAAQQHQHPLGDPNSGPGELGVQQMLPDMQGQQPQGMMGTPQHMQVGNGHFQGHGMNFNPQFQGQMPMAGAVGPQGGFPVNKDVTLTSPLLVNLLQSDISASQFGPGAKQGAGGNNQAKPKKKKPPRKKKPKVGEQADGLGGLDGASGLEDSDLPGMAGDHSLVMDTSGPKPPDFPNRPAGFTAQPGEQRVLQQVPMQFIQQQQQQQQQQQMQHLQQQQIQQQMQQQMQQQQLQQQQMQQQQQMQQMQMQGQQGMAVTQPPGQAQAQMHPHQLQQQQQQQQQQQQQHQQQQQQQQQQQQQQQQQQQAQPPHLQQQQQQQMMMMQKMQQEQAKNRMSIPPGGQLPPRGMVNPGDVHRMPVSQQGGMPAMINLQGNVGVPPSPDKPRGMPLGVNAQLAGGPRRMSHPDVGPASQGSETEEAPPGGGHTMQGRPGVPELVMQSGNGAQQMMVNPASNAHMMKQGPLPPSMPQHPAASPQQQLPSQAQQGGPMPGIHFPNVPTTSQSSRPKTPNRASPRPYHHPLTPTNRPPSTEPSEINLSPERLNASIAGLFPPKINIPLPPRQPNLNRGFDQQGLNPTTLKAIGQAPPNLNLQGSTNNGSGNNGNNGQQSFSSAGGAAGPGSKLDKQSGGQAKRASPSNSRRSSPASSRKAATPSPGRQKGTKMALAGPPNQQQMINAPGSAMMLNHPAVASNLVSMPSPVAAAPETQPAQNTFIGMQGNPSEGPKESQGTMPQPQSMAHPQPSRELSAPTRMASPRVPTPHEGGVVPQAGSVERQPVNTTPTPDSVPEALSASKDAPVSLNQLLEIPNAAGMPPRPTQSAPARDVAKESPKPPSAPERQQPSVSQASDIPCPVAPAPAPVEMEAPPKPAPCVPTSSPSVQTTASTTVNTNPTSVPSLNNNPSLSQAVHPTQSIVATTTHASAPIPNTNATLAVAPQSASSSNSSPLAAVCSSSTTSSVGSKPSPSPKPAAAVHSIIQLPAASSPIASSQITVFVTSNPIPPAPATQAPPGMVATMVVTNKNIRPQDVRQQTPNPRPPQFITTKPVFINPIFQVPGASVAPNTTVVSQPVTMVAPIAVPTHIQLSPAPGSTQPSGTTVSSAQPVRTVGGQVPLTTNTSSPAPAVTPPAPQQTNCGAIKTESVVQVALGHKSSPLGSQPPSRLGPPAPPSSPFQPPLASPPTSSSPGTTTPLRKSPVGPPSPALVQSKPVQVAAPVPCPQDPPQSAREKPAAPATASVAQLAPPSTSACPVSQSDSPVTQTTAAASKVSTAVSSPSPIPNPSLPIVALAQAPSQASSSAPAAVSTKITQAPVVAPMPTVASSATSLPNPAPVQSPPASVVPAPTVPASEVAQSTSSPPPDPNREAAAPSESPAMGPPSQSAPVPPALIEPAGPQSQEPIASEKTTSEEVVTEQGEFIWLARGVHGEINDPRGPNT; from the exons CTATGAGGATGCCCAATCCATCAATGGTGCCCCCTGGGCCCAGCATGGCCGGGCAGGTGATGGTTCCGGGCGGCAGTGGACAGATGCCTCCCCGAGGTCGAGGATCAACCACTCAGATAG ACGGGATGGACCCaatgatgtcagttcagcagcagcagcagcagcagcagcaactccAGCACCAACAGGCGGGTCCACACGGCTCGGGTCAAATGCCCCCGCAGGCCGCCCATCACATGCAAGCATTGCAGGTTGGCAGGCAGCTTAACCCTGCCGCCTTGCAACAGCTTcagcagcaccaacagcagcaacaacaacaacaacaacaacaacaacaacaacaacaacaacaacaacaacaacaacaacaacagcagcagcagcagcagcagcagcagcagcagcagcaacaacagcaagcGCAGCTGTCCCAACTTGGACCTAGACCTCCGTTCAACCCCTCTGGCCCGATGGCTGTTCCTCCTAACTGGAACCAGCTACCATCTGGGGTCCTGCAGCCACCAGCCGCCCAAGGGGGCCCTGCATGGAGAAAGCCACCTCCTCAAGGCCAAATCGGTCAGCGCCCCCCTTCCCTAGCTGCCGTTCAGACTCCCaatcaccctccacctccctacccaTATGGCAGCCAACAAACTGGACAGGTCTTTAATGCCATCGGACAGGGTCAGTTGCAGCAGCAACAGGGTGGCATGGGACAGTTTGCAGCCCCTCAGCCTAAAGGCCCTCAGACAGGCCCTGGGGGTGTAGTAGGTCCCCCTAGGCCCCCCCCGCCGCTCCCGCCAGCCCCTGGACAGCAGGGTAACCTTGCCGCCAAGTCCCCCGGTTCCTCCTCGTCTCCTTTCCAGCAAGGTTCCCCCGGGACCCCTCCAATGATGGCCCAGCGACCGACCACCCCACAGGGTTTCCCCCAGGGTGTGGGCTCCCCAGGAAGAGCGGCTCTCGGACCGCAGGGGAATATGCAGCAAGGCTTTATGGGAATGCCTCAGCATGGACAGCCAGGGGCCCAAGTTCATCCAGGTGCAATGCCAG GCATGCAAAAGCGTCCCATGGGCTTTTCAAACATGACTGGAAACCAGAACTTTGTGCAGGGTCAAGTGAGTGGCACTACTCCTGGAACACCAGGAGGGGGAGCTGGTCAGCAGCTTCAGAGCGGTCAAGCCATGCCTCATCAAG GGCCACAGCCATCCTCCGTTGCTCCCAACACGATGCAGGGACCGCCTCATGCCCAAGCTAATGTTATGGGTGTACCAGGCGGTCAGCCTCCTGGTGCCGCTGCCGGAGCTAGTATGGGCCAGACGCAACCTGGCCTCCAAACCCAGATGATGGGCCTCCAGCATCAGGCCCAGCCCgtgtcctcctcccccagccagATGGTTCAAGGCCAGGGTGGAGGTCAGACGGTCCTCTCCAGGCCCCTAAGTcaggggcagagaggagggatgaCCCCACCCAAGCAGTTGATGCCTCAACAAGGCCAGGGGGTGATGCATGGGCAGGGTCAGATGGTTGGAGGCCAGGGGCACCAGGCCATGCTGctacagcaacagcagcagcagcagcagcagcaagcgcagcaacaacagcagcaagcgcagcaacaacagcagcaagtgcaacagcagcagcagcagcaacaacaacagcagcagcagcagcagcagcaacaacaacaacaacaacagcaacagaacACCATGATGGAACAAATGGTTCCCAATCAGATGCAAGCGAACAAGCAGGCTTTTGTAGGAAAGGTTCCGGCGGGGGTCATGCCTGGCCAGATGATGCGGGGCCCTTCACCAAATGTTCCAGGGAACATGGTTCCATTCCAGGCCCAGgtcggccagcagcagcagcagcagcagcagcagcagcagcagcagcagcaacagcatttgactccacaacaacagcagcaacaacaaatgGCTcaactccagcaacagcagttacagcagcagcaacagcaccagCTTCAACAGCAACAaatgcaacagcagcagcagcaactacagcagcagcagcagcagcagcaacaacaacaacaacaacaacaacaacaactacagcagcagcaacagatgaaccagcagcagcaggttccCATGGCCGGGAATCCAAACCAGGTGATGGGTATGCACGGGCAGCAGATGAGGCTGCCTGCTGGGCATCCCCTTGTTCAAcagcagctacagcagcagcagcagctacagcagcagaaacaacaGCAGGCAATgttgcaacaacaacagcagcagcagcaacaacaacaacaacaacaacaacaacaacaggcagCCCAGCAACACCAACATCCACTGGGCGACCCAAACAGCGGGCCAGGTGAATTGGGTGTCCAACAGATGCTGCCTGATATGCAGGGTCAGCAGCCGCAAGGCATGATGGGAACCCCTCAGCACATGCAGGTGGGCAACGGCCACTTTCAAGGACATGGCATGAACTTCAACCCACAGTTCCAAGGGCAGATGCCCATGGCGGGGGCAGTGGGACCACAAGGGGGCTTCCCTGTTAACAAGGATGTAACGCTGACCAGCCCACTGCTGGTCAACCTGCTCCAGAGTGATATCTCTGCCAGCCAGTTTGGGCCAGGAGCGAAGCAAGGAGCAGGGGGTAATAACCAGGCCAAGCCCAAGAAGAAGAAACCCCCGCGAAAGAAGAAACCTAAAGTTGGAGAGCAAGCTGATGGCCTGGG TGGTCTGGATGGGGCTTCTGGTCTGGAGGACTCTGACCTACCTGGGATGGCTGGAGATCACAGTTTAGTCATGGATACCTCTGGTCCTAAACCCCCTGATTTTCCCAACAGGCCTGCAG GCTTCACTGCCCAACCCGGAGAGCAGCGAGTGTTGCAGCAGGTGCCCATGCAGTTTatccaacaacagcagcagcagcaacaacaacaacaaatgcagCACTTGCAGCAGCAGCAAATACAGCAGCAGATGCAGCAGCAGATGCAACAGCAGCAATTACAGCAGCAAcagatgcagcagcagcagcagatgcaaCAAATGCAGATGCAGGGGCAACAGGGGATGGCCGTAACCCAGCCTCCTGGCCAAGCCCAGGCTCAAATGCATCCTCACcagcttcagcagcagcagcagcaacaacaacaacaacaacaacaacatcaacaacaacagcagcagcagcagcaacaacaacaacaacaacaacagcagcagcaagccCAGCCACCACACCTTCAACAGCAG cagcagcagcagatgatgatgatgcagaaGATGCAGCAGGAACAGGCTAAGAACCGTATGTCCATTCCTCCTGGAGGTCAACTGCCTCCCAGGGGGATGGTCAATCCAGGGGACGTTCACAGAATGCCAGTTTCCCAACAAGGAGGTATGCCTGCGATGATTAACCTGCAGGGGAATGTAGGAGTGCCGCCTTCACCTGACAAACCTAGAGGGATGCCTCTGGGCGTCAACGCACAG CTCGCTGGAGGACCGCGGAGAATGTCTCATCCAGATGTCGGGCCGGCTTCTCAAGGGTCTGAAACAGAAGAGGCCCCCCCTGGAGGAGGCCACACCATGCAGGGCAGGCCCGGAGTCCCAGAGCTGGTGATGCAGTCTGGAAATGGAGCCCAACAGATGATGGTCAATCCAGCCTCCAATGCTCACATGATGAAGCAGGGCCCTCTTCCGCCGTCCATGCCCCAGCACCCTGCAGCCAGtccccagcagcagctccccTCACAGGCGCAACAAGGGGGCCCCATGCCTGGCATCCACTTCCCTAACGTTCCCACAACCTCGCAGAGCTCCAGGCCCAAAACCCCCAACCGGGCGAGCCCCAGGCCATACCATCACCCCCTGACTCCGACTAATCGGCCCCCCAGCACAGAGCCGTCCGAAATCAACCTGTCCCCGGAGCGACTCAATGCCTCCATCGCAGGGCTGTTCCCCCCTAAAATCAACATTCCCTTGCCTCCAAGGCAACCCAACCTGAATAGGGGCTTTGACCAACAGGGTCTGAACCCCACTACGCTGAAGGCTATAGGGCAGGCCCCACCGAACTTAAACCTGCAAGGCAGCACAAATAACGGCAGTGGAAACAATGGTAACAATGGGCAGCAGTCATTCTCTTCTGCAGGTGGGGCGGCAGGTCCAGGTAGTAAGCTGGACAAGCAGTCCGGAGGGCAGGCCAAAAGGGCCAGTCCCAGCAACAGTCGAAGGTCCAGTCCAGCCTCCAGCCGGAAAGCAGCCACTCCAAGTCCAGGGAGGCAGAAGGGGACAAAGATGGCTCTCGCTGGTCCTCCCAACCAGCAGCAGATGATAAATGCTCCGGGGTCTGCCATGATGCTGAACCACCCCGCAGTAGCCTCCAATCTGGTATCCATGCCCTCACCAGTTGCTGCCGCCCCCGAGACTCAGCCTGCCCAGAACACCTTCATTGGCATGCAGGGTAACCCCTCTGAGGGACCCAAGGAAAGCCAGGGAACCATGCCTCAGCCCCAATCCATGGCCCATCCTCAGCCTTCCAGAGAGTTATCTGCCCCTACTAGAATGGCTAGTCCCCGTGTCCCCACACCCCATGAGGGCGGAGTTGTACCGCAAGCAGGTTCGGTTGAGAGGCAACCTGTGAACACGACACCCACGCCAGACTCTGTTCCCGAGGCCTTGTCCGCTTCAAAGGACGCACCAGTGTCTCTCAATCAGCTTCTGGAAATCCCCAACGCAGCTGGTATGCCTCCGCGGCCCACGCAGAGCGCGCCTGCCAGGGACGTGGCGAAGGAGAGTCCCAAGCCTCCATCGGCTCCAGAAAGACAACAGCCCAGTGTTTCTCAGGCCTCAGACATTCCATGCCCGGTTGCTCCAGCCCCTGCCCCGGTGGAAATGGAAGCTCCACCCAAGCCTGCTCCCTGCGTTCCCACCAGCAGCCCTAGCGTGCAGACAACTGCGAGCACTACCGTTAACACTAATCCAACCTCCGTCCCCAGCCTCAACAATAACCCCTCCCTGAGTCAAGCTGTCCATCCCACTCAGAGCATCGTCGCCACGACTACCCACGCCTCTGCTCCGATTCCAAACACTAATGCCACCCTCGCTGTAGCCCCCCAGTCAGCCTCTTCTAGCAACAGCAGTCCTCTAGCGGCCgtctgctccagctccaccaccagctctgTCGGCTCCAAGCCCAGCCCTAGCCCCAAGCCTGCGGCTGCTGTTCACTCCATCATACAGTTACCCGCCGCGTCAAGCCCCATCGCCTCTAGTCAaattactgtgtttgttacctcgAATCCAATCCCCCCTGCCCCCGCGACGCAGGCACCACCAGGCATGGTCGCAACCATGGTCGTTACCAACAAAAATATTAGGCCGCAGGACGTCCGACAGCAGACCCCCAACCCCCGCCCGCCCCAGTTCATCACTACCAAGCCTGTATTCATCAACCCTATTTTCCAGGTCCCTGGAGCCTCTGTGGCCCCCAACACAACCGTGGTGTCCCAGCCAGTAACCATGGTAGCACCGATCGCAGTGCCCACACACATCCAGCTCTCGCCAGCTCCAGGCTCCACCCAGCCCTCTGGCACTACAGTATCCAGCGCTCAGCCCGTTAGAACAGTCGGGGGCCAGGTCCCGTTGACGACCAATACGTCTTCACCGGCCCCAGCTGTCacacccccggccccccagcagACAAACTGTGGGGCTATCAAAACTGAAAGCGTGGTACAGGTAGCCCTCGGGCACAAGTCCAGTCCGTTAGGCAGCCAGCCGCCATCCCGTCTCGGCCCTCCTGCCCCGCCATCGTCACCCTTTCAGCCCCCCCTGGCCTCCCCGCCCACCTCTTCTAGTCCTGGGACCACAACCCCGCTGAGAAAGAGCCCCGTGggtcctccctctcctgctctggTTCAGAGTAAGCCTGTGCAGGTGGCCGCCCCTGTGCCCTGTCCACAAGACCCACCGCAGAGCGCCAGAGAGAAGCCTGCAGCGCCTGCCACTGCATCTGTGGCTCAACTAGCCCCGCCCTCTACTTCTGCCTGTCCAGTCAGTCAAAGTGATTCGCCAGTGACCCAGACCACGGCAGCTGCTTCAAAAGTGTCCACCGCAGTGTCCTCTCCATCCCCAATCCCAAATCCCTCCCTACCCATTGTGGCCCTTGCTCAGGCCCCCAGCCAGGCTTCAAGTTCTGCTCCCGCCGCTGTCTCGACTAAAATCACCCAGGCTCCTGTTGTGGCTCCTATGCCCACCGTTGCCTCCTCTGCTACCTCACTCCCCAATCCTGCCCCTGTACAAAGTCCCCCAGCCTCCGTTGTGCCAGCCCCCACTGTGCCGGCTTCAGAGGTGGCCCAATCCACGTCCTCGCCACCGCCTGACCCCAACAGAGAGGCTGCTGCCCCGTCTGAGTCCCCAGCTATGGGCCCTCCCTCGCAGTCTGCCCCAGTCCCTCCAG CACTAATTGAGCCCGCCGGTCCACAGTCACAGGAACCTATCGCCAGTGAAAAGACAA cATCTGAAGAAGTCGTCACAGAACAAGG GGAGTTCATTTGGTTGGCCAGGGGGGTACATGGTGAAATCAATGATCCGCGTGGCCCCAACACTTG A